The window ACTGAAACAGAATAATTATTATAAAATCCGCTTGATAAACAAAAAAGTCTGCAATTTTGCAGACTTTTTTAATGCACTTTTTTTAGTAGTTGCTATAATAATAAGTGGAAGACTAGAACGCACGCAGGTACTAGTTTTCGACGACGGAGACGGCTATTTTTTAGCCGTCTTTTTTAATTTAATTCAAAATAATCATACCGCCAAAAATGCTTCTAAACCAGCTAACGATTGAATCGATTAATTTTTGGAACCAGTTACGAGTCTCAGGTGTGTTAAACTTTGAAAAGATATTTTTAGCTCCAGATTGAATTTGATCAGTCAATTGACTAGCTTGTTGTTGGAAATTTTTATCTTTTAAAGCGCCAGAATTTTTAACTTTAATTAGGACATTGATAATTTGCTCTTTTTGGTTGTTAGTAATAGTGTCGCCAAGGTGGTTAATATTAATTTGGTTGTTGACAATATCTCTAACTTGGCTATCGGAAATATTTTGACCTTGCTTAGCCATTTCTTTTTTTGCGCCAGCAACTGCATTGTTTAATTGAGCGTCAGAATAACCTTCCTTACTCTTATTTTGGCTAGTGATTTTACTTAAAGTATTCATTTCGGTTTGTGCAGCATTAATTTGTTTCTGATTTAAAGAATCACCATTTTTAGTATAAGCTGCATAAACACCAGCTAAGGCACCGGATCCATCAATTGGAGTGGCAGAAGTTACATAAATATCTGCATCAGAAATTCCGGCAGTTAGAGCAGCGTTTTTATATTGATTGGCAGTAATAGTTGTAATGTTATTGTGACCGTTATAAGGTAAAATATGAACGTTGATTCCACTACCAGAACTAGTCTTTTGGATCATTGCACTAGACCAGACACCAGAATTATTAGTGAAGTCATAGCCTGAAGGATTTAGGTATTTAACAAGATCCGCACCAGTAATGGTGATGGTGGTATAATTAGCACCATTCAATGGTTGTGTCAAAGTATCAATAGTACCTTGCTTTTGAGAAGCTGTAAGCGAGGTACCTAAAGTTACAACAGGAGTGTTATTATCATCTGCTTTGACTGTTTTAGAAGTATTAAAGGCTGCTAAGCCTAAAAATCCACTTGTTAAAATAGCTAAAAGTGTAGTTAATATCTTTTTCATAATAAAAATATCTCCTTATGAAATACACTCATTTGATGGCTATATTATAACCTAAATAGTTAACTGAATTATGTAAATAAGTATTAAGATGCTATAATCATAAGCAAAAGGAGGCAGACGCCGTGTTACGCCAGCCAATGTTAACGGTAATTATGCCAGTCTATAATATGGAGAAATATTTGGGCCGGGCACTAGAAGCTTTAGCAAAACAAAAAGATAGAAATTTTAAATTACTAATTGTTAATGATGGATCAAAGGATAGGACTCGCGAAGTAGCTGAGAAATATCGGGATCGATTTCTTTATTTTGACATTATTAATAAGAAAAATGGGGGGCTTTCTGATGCTAGAAATGTTGGGATGGCTCATGTAACTACTCCGTATTTTACTTTTCACGATGGGGATGACTGGGTAGATTCAGGTTATACTGCATACTTTGTAAGAGCATTTGATGAGCATCCAGATGTCGATATTGTTTCTTGCGGTTTTTGGATTGATTCTGAAAAACGCCATGAAAGTCATCCGGTCGGCAATAAGCAAAGCGGTGGCTTAATTGATAAAAGAGAAGCTTACTTAAAGATGACCAACGTTTTTGGCTCTCCGGTCAAAGGTTATACCTGGAACAAAGGCTACAAAATTAGCGTGATTAAGAAATATAATTTGCGTTTTGTAGAAGATTTGGCATTTATGGAAGATCAAATTTTTAATGTTAAATACGTATCTTTAACTAGTGGTTTCTACTATAGTTCAACACCGTACTATCATTATTGGCAACGAGCAGATAGTATGGTTCATGATCTTAATCCTAAGAAAATACCAGATAATTTCAGGGCAAATTATCGTGTTTGGCGCCAAATTATTAAAAGCTTGATGGCAGAGCGAGAGGCTCAAAAAGAAAGTAAAAAAATCACTAAGAAGGCATCTTTAAGTGATTTTGACCATCAAGATTTATAAAAAGTTACAACTAATAAGGAAATCGGTATGAAAGTAAAAGTTAATGGGGTTGAAATTTACTATCAGAAATTAGGTAAAGGACATCCCTTAATTTTGTTACATGGACATCACCAAGATGGTGGAATATTCGATAAATTAGTTGCTCCACTTTCTTTATATTACACGGTTGTGGTTCCTGATATGCGGGGACATGGCTTAAGTGAAGGTGAAGCAAGTGAACACTACCAAACTGAAGTAGAAGATTTACGTGCCTTTATTAGCGCACTTAAACTTGAAAAGCCATATATTTTAGGTTTTGGATCGGGAGGATTAGTGGCGCTTTCTCTAGCTGCGCAGGCACCGGAATTAGTTTCTAAAGTAATTGTTGCGGGTACTTATGTTAATGGGAATGGCGTAAATGCAAAACATATTGCCGCTAATACAATTAGAGGATTTTTTAGGGGAGATCGTGACAGTAAAGTGGCTTTAAGAGAGAGTCATATTCCTGTTGAAACGCTCAAGCGAATTAAAACGCCTACTTTATGTGTCGTAGGTGAAAAAGATTGGGTAAAGGTCGAACATGTTCGCTGGTATAGTCAATTGCTTCCTAAGTGCCGTTTAGTTTTAATGCCGCGTCAAACACACTACAGTTATGTTGTTCATAGCTTAAAGTTATTAGACTTAATTAAAGATTTTTGTAAAGAGAGTTAAAAGGCTCTCTTTTTCTTTTTGCCACTAATTTAGATAGAATTAATATATACAGTAGGAATTGATATAGAGGCAGAAGGTTAAAATTATGACAAAGATAGTAGTTCAGGGAATGAATGGCGAAATGAGTGTAGATGGCGATAAAATTTCTGTTAAGCATACAGCGCCATTATTTCTAGGTAAGCGAGAAGTAGTGCTGGATATTCATGATCTGCAAGCTGTTGTGTATAAAAAGGCACATTTATTGATTAACGGATTTTTAAAACTAGTAGCTAAAGGTGATAATCCGATGCTTTATCAAACTGCTAGTTTGCACCAAATGGGGAAAGACGAATTAGCAATTGTATTAAGAGCTTTCGAAAATACTAACCCTAAGGATGTAGAAGATTTTTATAATTATGTTGTTGGTCGTTTAGATCAAATTAAAGCAGAAGAAAAGAATCATTTATAATCTATAGTGGAAAAGTAGAGCAAAATAGGAATTTTTCGTTATAATAAGACTAGCTGTTAATTTTACAAGGAAGGGCAAATTAATGAATAAAGAAGAATTGCACGAAATGTTGCACCCAATGAAATTAATCGGTCTTGGTGGAAACCAAGCCTTAGCAGAAAGAATTGCGGCTGCTTTAGATAAGCCATTACTAGAGACTGCTGTTCAACACTTCAGTGATGGAGAAATTCAAGTTAACATTACAGAAAGTGTTAGAGGTTGCGATGTCTACGTAATTCAATCCATTCAAGATCCAGTAAATGAAAACTTCATGGAACTGATGATTGTGTTAGATGCTTTACACCGTGCGTCTGCTCACTCTGTCAACGTAGTAATTCCTTACATGGCATATTCTCGTCAAGACACTAAGAATCGTTCACGTGAACCAATCACTGCTAAATTATTAGCTAACTTGCTTCAATTGACTGATATTGACGACTTGATTGCTGTTGATCTACACGCATCACAAATTCAAGGTTTCTACAATATTCCAGTTGATCACTTGCACGCTATGCCAATCTTAGCTCAATACTTCTTAGATAACGGTATTGCAAGCAAGGATAATGATGATGTAGTAGTTGTTTCTCCAGACCATTCTGGTGCAAAACTTGCACGTACTTTTGGTTCATACTTTGATGCACCAATCGCAATTGTTGATCAACGCGGTGCACGTTATGATGCAGAAGCTCATGATATGATTGGGGACGTTAAAGACAAAACAGTCATTATCGTTGATGACTTGATTGATACTGGTTCTAGAATTGCCTCTTCAACTAGATCAGTTTTAGCTGCTGGTGCTAAGAAAGTTTATGTTGCTGCAACTCACGCACTACTTTCTCAAAATGCAATCGATGTATTGAACGAATTGCCAGTAGAACAAATCGTAGTAACTGATACTATTAAGCATAAGAAGTACCCAGATAGAATGGTTCGTTTATCTGTTGCACGTTTACTTGCTAAGGGTATTGATTACATTTACAACGATAAATCAATCCACCAAATCTTTGATGAGCAAAACAGAATTCAAGGATAATTCACATTTGATTTTAATATTCATTAAAAGGCTAGAGACTAGGTTTATAATCTATTTTTTAGCCTTTTTTATATTTAAAATCGCATTTTTCTTGAAATGATATTAATATTACAATATAATTTATTAAAAATTAAATATTTTAAATAAATTAAAGGAGGAAAGTAAAAATGAAATTAAAGAAAGTTGTAACAGCTGTTGGAGTAGTGGCCTTAGGATTAGGTGCATTAAGTTTAACCTCACATAGGGCATCTGCAGCAGAAGTCGGTACTGATAGTGTAACTCTCAGTGTAACAAAGTCTGCATCAGCAAAGTGGAATAGTGTTTTAGAAGCAAAATTTGTACCTAATAATCATCGCCAAAATACAATTTTAGGTCCAGAATATGGAGGTGGAGGAGGCTATAGCAACTTAGGTAAAGGGTGGACTACTTCACCATATCCATATCCTCATTAAAAATATTGAAAATTCTAAAAATTTATTTTTATATCAAGTAAATGCCGTTAAATTAGAAGAGAAAATCTAGATCTAGTTTAGCGGTATTTTTAACATGTGAACATTATGAAAAATAAAATTTTATTAATACTAATTTATATAAATATATTTTTTACTTTAATTATTTTGTCTAAAGATTTAAATTTTTTATGGGGTATACATTTAGGTATCTTATTTTTGATTGTCGTAATAAGAAAACAAAGCTTAACTTATAAAGTATTAGGTATTGTTTTTCTTCCATTTATTTTCTTTAGTCAATTTACTTTTTTTATAAATCTAATGATTAAAAAGTTTTCCAATTTAATTATAATTTTTTATATTATATACATTATTGGAATGATCGGATTAATAATTCCACTTGTACAAAACTTATATGGGTCAATACGGCGCCCAATTTATCGATTAATTTGTACCTTTTGGTTAAGTATTAGTATTTTTGGAGCAGGTCAGCCAGAGTTAGATCATTTGAGTTATGAAAGAGTAATAGTTGGATTAAATAGGTCGGATTTGGTTAAAGGAATAGTTATACTAATATACATGTATTTAGTAATTAAAAGATGGGGATATGAGGTTCGCTTTAATTTACCGATAGATTTTTCAAAATATAGAAATATTATTATTTTAGTTGTAACTATGATTACAGGCATTTGGTTTTGTCTTTTTGTTGTATTTAGCAGTATAGCAATTAACTATAAAGCGATTTTTGAAAATTGGGATTTTTCTTTAATTAATCCAACATTGTCAGAAAGATTTAAGAATAGTTGGGAGATATATTTTTCAGCTATTGAGGCAAGTCTAGTAGAAGAAAGCGAAAGATATATCAATTTAATACTTATTTTTGCTATTTTAAAAAAGCAAAAATTTAGGCTTGAATTATCAATTTTGTGCAGTAGCTTACTTTTTGCTCTTCCGCATATTTTTAATGTTTTTTCTATACCTCCATATCAACTGTCATTCGAAGAGGCAATATATCAAGTATTTTTTGCCTTTGGTTTTGGTTGTTATTTAGCTGTTGTATTTTTATATACTGGAAAATTATGGGTAGTCATATTATTTCATATCTTTTATGATAGTTTGGTATCTTCTATCACACCATTAGGGATAAGTGGTAGTCTAATTTTGAGTCGTATTTCGTACACCATGGTGGTTACAATTGGTTGGCTACTTTTAGCAGCTATAATTTTTATACTTAACAAAAAAATAATTAAAGAAAATATTATTCTTCTTACCGAGAGAAGGAATGAAAAAATACTTAGTTAGATATAAAATTTACTTTGGTTTGATCAATTACTAGTAGAACAAATTTTTGTAACTGATACTATTAAGTATAAGAAGTATCTAGATAGAATGGTGCGGTTATCTGTTGCATGTTTAAAGGTATTGAGTATATTTACAATGATAAGTCAATCTACTAAATCTTTGATGAACAAAACAAAATTTAAGGATAGTTCCCATTAAATTTTAATATTTATTAAAAAGCTAGAAGTTAGTTTGATAAGCTATTTCTAGTTTTTTTTATTTAAAAAATAAAAAAATGCTTGAACTTGTATTAACTTTATAATATTATTTATTTAAAATTTAAAAAAACTTTAATTCAGTAAAGGAGGAAGAAAAATGAAAAAAGTTATAACAACTATTGGAGTAGTGGCAATGGGATTAAGTACTTTAAGTTTTACGGCACATAGCGTGTCAGCAGTAAAAGTAAGTACCAATAGAGTATTAGAATCAAAATCAGTATCAGGAAGTTGGCAAAATAGAATTGCAGGACCTGAATATGGAGGCGGTGAATATACCATTTGGTCAACCCCACCATGGTCATCTCATTGAATGTCATAAACTACTATAATTTAGCCTAGTTTAATTAAATTTTTTACTAAGGTTGATATAGTTAAGACTTATGTGCTAAATTTAGCGGTATTTAAAAAAGTTCTATATAGAAGAATGTGAATTTATAGAATAAAAAAGGAGAAAGTAAAAATGAAATTAAAGAAAGTTATAACAACTATTGGAGTAGTGGCTTTAGGATTAAGTGCATTAAGTTTGACCTCACATACGGCATCTGCAGCAGAAGTGGATACTGATACTGTAACTTTCAACGTAAAAAATAATGCATCAGTAAAATTAAATAGCGTTTTGGAGTCAAAATTTTTCTATAATGGACGCAGAAATTACTTCTTAAATCCTGATAAAGGTGGAACTACTTATCTGTGGGACACTCCAGGAGGGACATATCGTGATCCACGTCAACTTTATAGTAAAGGTGTACATTAAAATATTTAAATTGTTTGAGAAAAACATATTTATTAATAAAAACAAAAATCCTATTAAATCATAGTTAATACCAAGATTTAGTAGGATTTTTAACTTCTAAGCTTTTATTGTAGATATATTTTTCAGACATTAAATTTTTAATATGGTGGAATCATATGAAGCATAGTAGAGTATTACAAATCCAAATTTATTTAAATATTGCGATTACGATAGTTATGTTAATAAATTATCATACAATCAAAGATTGGATTTATATAGGTATATTGGTCATATCTATTTTAATAAATAAATTTATAAAAATATCCCAAGTAGTAAATATTGTATTTTTGCCTATGATTTTTGTAGATCAATTTGGTTGTTTCATAGATTTACTTATAAAGGATTTACCTAAGTTAACAGTAATCCTATTCTGGATATATTTTGTTGGAACAATGTTTGTATTAATTCCAGTCGTTTCGGTTGAATATGGAAAGATAGAAAAACCTATTTTTCGTTTGATAGCATCAGTATGGGTAACATACATGCTTTCAGCCATTGGGAGTCCCCTTTATTTACGAACCTTGTCTCAAGCACACGTATTAATAGGTTTAAATAGATCAGGGATTGTATATGGATTAACGACTTTAGTATATGGATACATTCTTCTTAAAAAGTGGGGTTATAAGTTTAGGCTGAATTTGAACACTGAATTTTTTAGTAAAAGAAAAAATGTGATAGTATTTCTGCTAGTAATGGGATGTACTATTTATATAGTTCTGTGCGAAGTATTTAGTAACATGGCGTTAAATTTGCAAGAATTGTTGTGGAAATGGGATTTTTCTTTAATTAATCCATTTGATTCAATTTATTTTAGAGAATCATGGAGAATATTTTTTGATGCAACTGATGCTGGTATTGGCGAGGAAACAGTTCGATATATAAATATTTTGATCTTATTGATGATTTTTAAAAATAAAAACAATCAAATTGCGTATGCTATTGTAGTTAGTTCAATTTTATTTGCCTTACCACACATTGGTAGTGCGTTTGCTAGAGAGCATCGATTCTCTCTCTTAGGAACAACATTACAAGTAATTAACTCATTTGGCTTCGGATGTTTTATGGCTACACTTTTTCTTTATAGTGGAAAAATATGGATACCAATGATTATACATGCTTTGAATGATTTCTTAATTTTCTCAATTACGCCTCTTGGCACTAACAACGCAGGAATTTTTTATAGTGAAATAGGGCAAGTTTTAAAGGTATTAATATTTGTGTTCATTTGGATAATATTTGCAATAATTACCTTTACTAAGAATAAAGACATCATTCACAATAATGTCCAAATCTTGACTCGAGTTCAAAAAACAGATTTGACAATTTCGTGAAGCAAGTTATAATACAAACAAATAAAATAGCCAATTAATTGACTATACAAGAACTTTAATTTCATAAAATAGAAATGCCTCTAGTATAAGTTAAGTACTAGGGGTATTTTTGTCTTTAAGGGGGATTACAAAATGGATGAAAAGGAGAAGCTAAAACTAAAAAGGTCGCTTAAGAGCCGTCATGTAACGATGATTGCAATTGGTGGAGCTATTGGTACTGGA of the Lactobacillus isalae genome contains:
- a CDS encoding CPBP family intramembrane glutamic endopeptidase, with the protein product MKNKILLILIYINIFFTLIILSKDLNFLWGIHLGILFLIVVIRKQSLTYKVLGIVFLPFIFFSQFTFFINLMIKKFSNLIIIFYIIYIIGMIGLIIPLVQNLYGSIRRPIYRLICTFWLSISIFGAGQPELDHLSYERVIVGLNRSDLVKGIVILIYMYLVIKRWGYEVRFNLPIDFSKYRNIIILVVTMITGIWFCLFVVFSSIAINYKAIFENWDFSLINPTLSERFKNSWEIYFSAIEASLVEESERYINLILIFAILKKQKFRLELSILCSSLLFALPHIFNVFSIPPYQLSFEEAIYQVFFAFGFGCYLAVVFLYTGKLWVVILFHIFYDSLVSSITPLGISGSLILSRISYTMVVTIGWLLLAAIIFILNKKIIKENIILLTERRNEKILS
- a CDS encoding DUF1002 domain-containing protein, which encodes MKKILTTLLAILTSGFLGLAAFNTSKTVKADDNNTPVVTLGTSLTASQKQGTIDTLTQPLNGANYTTITITGADLVKYLNPSGYDFTNNSGVWSSAMIQKTSSGSGINVHILPYNGHNNITTITANQYKNAALTAGISDADIYVTSATPIDGSGALAGVYAAYTKNGDSLNQKQINAAQTEMNTLSKITSQNKSKEGYSDAQLNNAVAGAKKEMAKQGQNISDSQVRDIVNNQININHLGDTITNNQKEQIINVLIKVKNSGALKDKNFQQQASQLTDQIQSGAKNIFSKFNTPETRNWFQKLIDSIVSWFRSIFGGMIILN
- a CDS encoding alpha/beta fold hydrolase — its product is MKVKVNGVEIYYQKLGKGHPLILLHGHHQDGGIFDKLVAPLSLYYTVVVPDMRGHGLSEGEASEHYQTEVEDLRAFISALKLEKPYILGFGSGGLVALSLAAQAPELVSKVIVAGTYVNGNGVNAKHIAANTIRGFFRGDRDSKVALRESHIPVETLKRIKTPTLCVVGEKDWVKVEHVRWYSQLLPKCRLVLMPRQTHYSYVVHSLKLLDLIKDFCKES
- a CDS encoding glycosyltransferase family 2 protein, whose amino-acid sequence is MLRQPMLTVIMPVYNMEKYLGRALEALAKQKDRNFKLLIVNDGSKDRTREVAEKYRDRFLYFDIINKKNGGLSDARNVGMAHVTTPYFTFHDGDDWVDSGYTAYFVRAFDEHPDVDIVSCGFWIDSEKRHESHPVGNKQSGGLIDKREAYLKMTNVFGSPVKGYTWNKGYKISVIKKYNLRFVEDLAFMEDQIFNVKYVSLTSGFYYSSTPYYHYWQRADSMVHDLNPKKIPDNFRANYRVWRQIIKSLMAEREAQKESKKITKKASLSDFDHQDL
- a CDS encoding 5'-nucleotidase, which translates into the protein MKKVITTIGVVAMGLSTLSFTAHSVSAVKVSTNRVLESKSVSGSWQNRIAGPEYGGGEYTIWSTPPWSSH
- a CDS encoding CPBP family intramembrane glutamic endopeptidase; the encoded protein is MKHSRVLQIQIYLNIAITIVMLINYHTIKDWIYIGILVISILINKFIKISQVVNIVFLPMIFVDQFGCFIDLLIKDLPKLTVILFWIYFVGTMFVLIPVVSVEYGKIEKPIFRLIASVWVTYMLSAIGSPLYLRTLSQAHVLIGLNRSGIVYGLTTLVYGYILLKKWGYKFRLNLNTEFFSKRKNVIVFLLVMGCTIYIVLCEVFSNMALNLQELLWKWDFSLINPFDSIYFRESWRIFFDATDAGIGEETVRYINILILLMIFKNKNNQIAYAIVVSSILFALPHIGSAFAREHRFSLLGTTLQVINSFGFGCFMATLFLYSGKIWIPMIIHALNDFLIFSITPLGTNNAGIFYSEIGQVLKVLIFVFIWIIFAIITFTKNKDIIHNNVQILTRVQKTDLTIS
- a CDS encoding ribose-phosphate diphosphokinase — its product is MNKEELHEMLHPMKLIGLGGNQALAERIAAALDKPLLETAVQHFSDGEIQVNITESVRGCDVYVIQSIQDPVNENFMELMIVLDALHRASAHSVNVVIPYMAYSRQDTKNRSREPITAKLLANLLQLTDIDDLIAVDLHASQIQGFYNIPVDHLHAMPILAQYFLDNGIASKDNDDVVVVSPDHSGAKLARTFGSYFDAPIAIVDQRGARYDAEAHDMIGDVKDKTVIIVDDLIDTGSRIASSTRSVLAAGAKKVYVAATHALLSQNAIDVLNELPVEQIVVTDTIKHKKYPDRMVRLSVARLLAKGIDYIYNDKSIHQIFDEQNRIQG